In the Corynebacterium suedekumii genome, one interval contains:
- a CDS encoding helix-turn-helix domain-containing protein, with protein MTTPQPSPAAEPPRRSAQLLRFTTQGLNPEARVQLWEGHNARALIPLDIRTLDASPMRSAQTNLHLPSIRMADVSGTSQIVERSESFINDNPTDLMAVFFALEGDAFFFHRGGQLVLQPGQAVVYDADLPFTRGFSRGLREVVLTIPKPIFEESVGLIGRSLPTVIDFGDGPGASTHARSLARLLRTTMTALADPSRVSTPDLATVESEVLALLRLILAGPGSSAGGLVASAKDVIERNLSNPDLSPGMVAAAVGVSERQLGRYFSEADTTVGRHIQARRVALAADLLASPEHEQLSVADIAARAGFASQSHFGRVFRRYHEVTPLQFRKNAARQRFA; from the coding sequence ATGACCACTCCGCAGCCTTCCCCCGCTGCCGAACCGCCCCGCCGTTCGGCGCAGCTGCTGCGGTTCACCACCCAGGGGCTCAACCCGGAGGCACGGGTGCAGTTGTGGGAGGGGCACAATGCGCGGGCGCTCATTCCGCTGGACATCCGGACTCTCGACGCCAGCCCCATGCGGTCGGCGCAGACGAATCTTCACCTGCCGTCGATCCGGATGGCGGACGTGAGCGGGACCTCGCAGATCGTGGAGCGTTCCGAGTCCTTCATCAACGACAACCCCACCGACCTCATGGCCGTGTTCTTCGCGTTGGAGGGTGACGCGTTCTTCTTCCACCGGGGCGGCCAGCTGGTTCTCCAGCCTGGTCAGGCCGTGGTCTATGACGCAGATCTGCCGTTCACCCGTGGGTTCTCCCGGGGTCTGCGGGAGGTGGTGCTCACCATCCCGAAGCCGATCTTCGAGGAGTCCGTCGGGCTGATCGGTCGCTCGCTGCCGACGGTCATCGATTTCGGGGACGGGCCCGGCGCGAGTACGCATGCCCGGTCATTGGCGCGGCTGCTGCGCACCACCATGACGGCGTTGGCGGATCCGTCCCGGGTCTCCACGCCTGACCTGGCCACCGTCGAATCCGAGGTACTCGCGTTGCTGCGGCTCATTCTCGCTGGTCCGGGCAGCAGCGCCGGTGGCCTGGTGGCATCGGCGAAGGACGTCATCGAGCGCAACCTCAGTAATCCGGATCTGAGCCCGGGGATGGTGGCGGCGGCGGTCGGGGTGAGCGAGCGTCAGCTGGGGCGCTACTTCTCGGAGGCGGACACGACCGTGGGGCGGCACATCCAGGCCCGTCGGGTGGCGTTGGCGGCTGATCTGCTGGCGTCACCGGAGCATGAGCAGTTGTCCGTCGCGGACATCGCGGCCCGGGCGGGGTTCGCCTCGCAGAGTCATTTCGGCCGGGTGTTCCGTCGGTATCACGAGGTCACGCCGTTGCAGTTCCGGAAGAACGCCGCACGCCAGCGGTTCGCATGA
- a CDS encoding FAD-dependent oxidoreductase, translated as MPAFHDGIAATEAPKNSDIVTTDVLIVGSGPAGSSAALFLSTHGIDNIMITKYRWTANTPRAHITNQRTMEIIRDLGLEAEVLEKAVPHELMGDTVYAESVAGEEIGRRPTWGWRPDRRADYELASPAMPCDIPQTMLEPILLSNATKRGTQTQFSTEYLSHTQDEEGVNVKVRNRLTGYEYTIRAKYLIGADGARSQIAEDINTPFEGAMDIGGSMNIQFTADLSHLVAHRPSILYWVFPPGSNIGGLGAGLVRCVRPWNEWLCVWGYDITKEPPTLDEEEAKRIVRKLVGIPDLEMEITGFSLWGNNEQWATHMQNGRVFIAGDAAHRHPPSHGLGSNTSIQDSYNLAWKLAAVLKGHAGAELLETYSVERAPIAKQIVTRANNSSREYQPIFDALGVADATTDEEFTERLKLRKEPTAEGARRRSALRAALDNKDYEFNAQGTEIGQFYQSTAVLCDGLGRPEVTQDPMLHHQKSTYPGLRLPHAWIGDAMTKQSTHDIATGTGFTLFTGITGRAWAEAAEQVAATLGIELKAVVIGEGQEHQDLYGDWLRQREVEEDGMILVRPDKHIAWRAHHMVEDPLDVLSAVFNSILSRTTPSLHDAAVLTAGPAVTAR; from the coding sequence ATGCCTGCTTTCCACGACGGAATCGCCGCCACCGAGGCCCCGAAGAACTCCGACATCGTCACCACCGACGTCCTCATCGTCGGCTCCGGCCCGGCGGGCAGCTCGGCCGCGCTGTTCCTGTCCACGCACGGGATCGACAACATCATGATCACCAAGTACCGGTGGACCGCGAACACTCCGCGCGCCCACATCACCAACCAGCGGACCATGGAGATCATCCGGGATCTCGGCCTCGAGGCGGAGGTGCTGGAGAAGGCCGTGCCCCACGAGCTGATGGGTGACACCGTCTACGCCGAATCCGTCGCCGGTGAGGAGATCGGCCGCCGCCCCACGTGGGGATGGCGTCCGGACCGTCGCGCGGACTATGAGCTGGCGTCCCCGGCCATGCCGTGTGACATCCCGCAGACCATGCTCGAGCCGATCCTGCTGTCCAACGCCACGAAGCGGGGCACCCAGACCCAGTTCTCCACGGAGTACCTGTCGCACACGCAGGACGAGGAGGGCGTCAACGTCAAGGTGCGCAACCGGCTGACCGGTTACGAGTACACCATCCGCGCGAAGTACCTCATCGGTGCCGATGGTGCCCGTTCCCAGATCGCCGAGGACATCAACACCCCCTTCGAGGGTGCGATGGACATCGGCGGCTCCATGAACATCCAGTTCACGGCGGACCTGTCCCACCTGGTCGCCCACCGCCCATCCATCCTCTACTGGGTGTTCCCGCCCGGCTCCAACATCGGCGGCCTCGGCGCCGGCCTGGTCCGCTGTGTACGCCCGTGGAACGAGTGGCTGTGCGTGTGGGGTTATGACATCACCAAGGAGCCGCCGACGCTGGACGAGGAGGAGGCCAAGCGGATCGTCCGCAAACTCGTCGGCATCCCGGACCTGGAGATGGAGATCACCGGGTTCTCCCTGTGGGGCAACAACGAGCAGTGGGCCACCCACATGCAGAACGGCCGCGTGTTCATCGCCGGTGACGCCGCCCACCGCCACCCGCCGAGCCACGGACTGGGGTCCAACACCTCCATCCAGGACTCCTACAACCTGGCGTGGAAACTCGCCGCAGTGCTCAAGGGGCATGCGGGAGCGGAGCTGCTTGAGACCTACTCGGTGGAGCGGGCGCCGATCGCCAAGCAGATCGTCACCCGGGCCAACAACTCCTCCCGCGAGTACCAGCCCATCTTCGACGCCCTCGGCGTGGCCGACGCGACCACCGACGAGGAGTTCACCGAGCGGCTCAAGCTGCGGAAGGAGCCGACGGCGGAGGGGGCGCGGCGTCGAAGCGCACTGCGTGCGGCGCTGGACAACAAGGACTACGAGTTCAACGCGCAGGGCACGGAGATCGGCCAGTTCTACCAGTCCACCGCGGTACTCTGCGACGGCCTCGGGCGCCCCGAGGTGACGCAGGACCCGATGCTCCACCACCAGAAGTCGACGTACCCGGGGTTGCGCCTGCCGCACGCGTGGATCGGCGACGCGATGACCAAGCAGTCGACGCACGACATCGCCACCGGCACCGGCTTCACCCTGTTCACCGGCATCACCGGCCGGGCGTGGGCCGAGGCCGCCGAGCAGGTCGCCGCCACCCTGGGCATCGAACTCAAGGCCGTGGTCATCGGCGAAGGACAGGAGCACCAGGACCTCTACGGCGACTGGCTGCGCCAGCGCGAGGTCGAGGAGGATGGCATGATCCTCGTCCGCCCCGACAAGCACATCGCGTGGCGCGCCCACCACATGGTGGAGGACCCCCTCGACGTCCTGTCGGCCGTGTTCAACTCCATCCTCAGCCGCACCACCCCCTCGCTTCACGACGCCGCCGTCCTCACCGCCGGCCCCGCCGTCACCGCCCGATAG
- a CDS encoding rhodanese-like domain-containing protein — MKNVSVQDVPSDAQLIDCREDNEWNVDHAAGAVHIPLSEFVSRIDEIDLDRDVYLICKAGGRSLQAAEYLEQVKGITPVNVEGGTDAWREAGLPMEH; from the coding sequence ATGAAGAATGTGTCTGTCCAGGATGTGCCGTCGGATGCGCAGCTGATCGACTGCCGGGAGGACAACGAGTGGAACGTGGATCATGCGGCCGGTGCGGTGCACATTCCGTTGTCGGAGTTCGTGTCGCGGATCGATGAGATCGATCTGGACCGGGACGTGTATCTCATCTGTAAGGCGGGTGGCCGGTCGCTGCAGGCGGCGGAGTACCTGGAGCAGGTCAAGGGCATCACCCCGGTCAATGTCGAGGGCGGCACGGATGCGTGGCGTGAGGCCGGTCTGCCGATGGAGCACTGA
- a CDS encoding MarR family winged helix-turn-helix transcriptional regulator yields the protein MSDKVDSANGALSVADLVPAALLESPSYQLERLRRRTRDEVETALGAQETTMREYWVLTCLVDSDAASQSALSETLAIDASDMVRLIDSLEKRGWAKRERDPRDRRRQIVSSTKKGTKAQAELAGLVADAESAALDESSKKQLKHLRKLTVAILNTESTDVEPAAPDEKEA from the coding sequence ATGTCAGACAAGGTTGATTCCGCCAACGGCGCCTTGAGCGTCGCCGATCTCGTTCCCGCCGCCCTGCTGGAGTCCCCGAGCTACCAACTGGAGCGCCTGCGTCGTCGTACCCGCGACGAGGTGGAGACCGCCCTGGGTGCGCAGGAGACCACGATGCGTGAGTACTGGGTGCTCACCTGCCTGGTCGACAGCGACGCCGCCTCCCAGTCGGCCCTGTCAGAGACGCTCGCCATCGACGCCTCCGACATGGTGCGGCTCATTGACTCGCTGGAGAAGCGTGGCTGGGCGAAGCGGGAGCGGGATCCGCGGGACCGTCGTCGCCAGATCGTCTCCTCGACGAAGAAGGGCACGAAGGCGCAGGCGGAGCTCGCCGGGCTGGTCGCCGACGCGGAGAGCGCGGCGCTCGACGAGTCCTCGAAGAAGCAGCTCAAGCACCTGCGCAAGCTGACGGTCGCGATCCTCAACACGGAGAGCACCGACGTCGAGCCGGCCGCCCCGGACGAGAAGGAGGCCTAG
- a CDS encoding Pls/PosA family non-ribosomal peptide synthetase yields the protein MSIHDVPRQYLRAGEAPPKRTLYDILATTAATYPEAAAIDDGEILTYAELIEEVHAWATELHRNGIRRGDRIGIRMPSGTRDLYIAILATIAAGAAYVPVDADDPDERAEMVFGEADINGLFEADGFRMLKPRAGGDTRRPHLDDDAWIIFTSGSTGKPKGVAVSHRSAAAFVDAEAQMFLVDSPGGPLGPEDRVLAGLSVAFDASCEEMWLAWGHGACLVPAPRTLVRSGMDLGPWLIRRDITVVSTVPTLAGLWPAEALDNIRLLIVGGEACSQELVERLATEDRELWNTYGPTEATVVACATQLHPGQPVSIGLPLAGWDLIVVDAQEQPVAVGEVGELVIGGVGLARYLDPEKDREKYAPMRSVGWARAYRSGDHVRLEEDGLYFVGRVDDQVKIGGRRIELGEVEANVAALPNVYNSAVAVQTTGADQKVLVGYVSLDDPAAGFDHDAAHERLAETMPAALVPRICVMDELPIRTSGKVDKKALPWPLPGVGVKATGLNPTEAWLAELWVDVLGTSVQDADADFFSLGGTSLAAATLVGRIREQVPTVAVRDLYDHPRLGQLAVTVESIAAASGVSLDDATPPEPRTIRPVGAGTRLAQVAIQVIAMTLQATSWLAWLLLGSNLADLAGIDWAVHTPWWVVITLIVIFATPVGRLPIGGLGARLLTAGITPGEYPRGGATHLRIWAAERWADASGSRSIAGATWVNYYARTLGVAIGKGVDLHSLPPVTGLLTLGDHVAIEPEVDLAGYWVDGDILRVGAIEVRESARVGTRSTLLPGTVIGVDAHVEAGSTVTGAKTIKPGSRWSGSPAVKVGRSKHRFPDEHPPRRSRWVPIYGLTSIWLSLQPMVAIALGAVLVVALIQATGGNPLLGAVVFAPLGGLVAFLTFMVFTWIGVRVLSIGLRPGVTPVRSAQGWRLWAVERLMDDARTHLFPLYAGQLTPLWLRSLGATIGRDVEISTAVMVPTLTEVRDGAFLADDTMVGGYELGGGWMLSGETRVGKRSFVGNSGITGPGRKLAKNSLVAVLSSTPKKAKANSNWWGSPPERMRRVQVEAEGGEALTYHPGRRLKIYRGFIETMRLLAPMTSAMLLAGVLGVFMVLLTEVGLWAAWLLGGLILMAAGLIAMAITIVVKWFCVGRHTPGDHPLWSEFVWLNELQDAFVEAVAGPWFLVPSLGTGELNLALRALGAKIGKGAWIESYWFPETDLCVVGRGATVGPGTVVQTHLFQDRVMSLDTVTIADGATLAAHSVALPASTLGAAATVGPGSLVMRGDQVPANTVWQGNPIEPWGL from the coding sequence GTGTCCATCCATGACGTCCCGCGCCAGTATCTCCGCGCGGGCGAGGCACCGCCGAAGCGGACCCTCTACGACATTCTCGCCACCACCGCCGCCACCTACCCGGAGGCGGCGGCCATCGACGACGGCGAGATCCTCACGTACGCCGAGCTGATCGAGGAGGTCCACGCCTGGGCCACCGAGCTGCACCGCAACGGCATCAGGCGCGGTGACCGCATCGGCATCCGCATGCCCTCGGGCACCCGGGACCTCTACATCGCCATCCTGGCGACCATCGCCGCCGGCGCCGCCTACGTGCCGGTCGACGCCGATGACCCGGATGAGCGCGCGGAGATGGTGTTCGGCGAGGCCGACATCAACGGGCTGTTCGAGGCGGACGGTTTCCGCATGCTCAAGCCCCGGGCGGGTGGCGACACCCGCCGCCCGCACCTCGACGATGACGCGTGGATCATCTTCACCTCCGGGTCGACCGGCAAGCCGAAGGGTGTGGCCGTCTCGCACCGCAGCGCGGCCGCGTTCGTCGACGCCGAGGCACAGATGTTCCTGGTCGATTCCCCCGGCGGCCCGCTCGGTCCGGAGGACCGGGTCCTCGCCGGCCTGTCGGTCGCGTTCGACGCGAGCTGCGAGGAGATGTGGTTGGCCTGGGGGCACGGCGCCTGTCTGGTGCCCGCGCCGCGCACCCTCGTCCGCTCGGGCATGGACCTCGGCCCCTGGCTCATCCGCCGTGACATCACGGTCGTGTCCACCGTCCCCACCCTGGCCGGCCTGTGGCCCGCCGAGGCCCTGGACAACATCCGCCTGCTCATCGTCGGCGGCGAAGCCTGCTCCCAGGAACTGGTCGAGCGCCTGGCCACCGAGGACCGCGAGCTGTGGAACACCTACGGCCCCACCGAGGCCACCGTCGTCGCCTGCGCCACCCAGCTCCACCCCGGGCAGCCGGTGTCCATCGGACTGCCGCTCGCCGGGTGGGACCTGATCGTGGTGGACGCCCAGGAACAACCCGTCGCGGTCGGGGAGGTCGGCGAGCTGGTCATCGGCGGTGTCGGCCTGGCCCGCTACCTCGACCCGGAGAAGGACCGGGAGAAGTACGCCCCCATGCGCTCGGTCGGTTGGGCGCGGGCCTACCGCTCCGGCGACCACGTCCGCCTGGAGGAGGACGGCCTCTACTTCGTCGGCCGCGTCGACGACCAGGTCAAGATCGGCGGCCGCCGCATCGAGCTCGGTGAGGTGGAGGCCAACGTCGCTGCCCTACCGAACGTGTACAACTCGGCCGTCGCCGTCCAGACCACCGGTGCGGACCAGAAGGTGCTCGTCGGCTACGTCTCCCTCGATGACCCGGCGGCGGGTTTTGATCACGATGCCGCCCATGAACGCCTCGCCGAGACCATGCCCGCCGCCCTCGTCCCCCGCATCTGCGTCATGGACGAGCTGCCGATCCGCACATCCGGCAAGGTGGACAAGAAGGCGCTGCCGTGGCCGCTGCCCGGTGTCGGGGTGAAGGCCACCGGCCTCAATCCGACGGAGGCGTGGCTCGCGGAGCTGTGGGTCGATGTCCTGGGCACCTCCGTCCAGGACGCCGACGCCGACTTCTTCTCCCTCGGCGGTACCTCGCTCGCCGCGGCGACCCTCGTCGGCCGCATCCGCGAGCAGGTCCCCACCGTCGCCGTCCGGGACCTCTATGATCACCCGCGCCTGGGCCAGCTCGCCGTCACCGTCGAGTCCATCGCGGCGGCCTCCGGCGTCTCGCTTGACGACGCCACCCCTCCCGAACCCCGCACCATCCGCCCCGTCGGCGCGGGCACCCGCCTGGCCCAGGTGGCCATCCAGGTCATCGCGATGACCCTGCAGGCCACCAGCTGGCTCGCCTGGCTGCTCCTCGGCTCCAATCTCGCCGACCTCGCGGGCATCGACTGGGCGGTGCACACCCCGTGGTGGGTGGTCATCACCCTCATCGTCATCTTCGCCACCCCCGTCGGCCGACTGCCCATCGGCGGTCTCGGCGCCCGCCTGCTCACCGCCGGCATCACACCCGGCGAGTATCCCCGCGGCGGGGCCACCCACCTGCGGATCTGGGCCGCCGAACGCTGGGCCGACGCCTCCGGGTCACGGTCGATCGCCGGTGCCACGTGGGTCAACTACTACGCCCGGACGCTGGGGGTGGCCATCGGCAAGGGCGTGGACCTGCACTCCCTGCCCCCGGTCACCGGCCTGCTCACCCTCGGCGACCACGTCGCCATCGAACCGGAGGTCGATCTCGCCGGCTACTGGGTCGACGGCGACATCCTGCGCGTCGGGGCCATCGAGGTCCGCGAATCCGCGCGCGTGGGAACCCGCTCCACCCTGCTGCCCGGCACCGTCATTGGTGTCGACGCCCACGTCGAGGCCGGTTCCACCGTCACCGGAGCCAAGACCATCAAGCCGGGCTCCCGCTGGTCCGGCTCCCCGGCCGTCAAGGTCGGGCGTTCCAAGCACCGCTTCCCCGACGAACACCCGCCGCGGCGCTCCCGCTGGGTGCCCATCTACGGCCTGACCTCCATCTGGCTCAGCCTGCAGCCGATGGTGGCCATCGCGCTCGGAGCCGTGCTCGTCGTCGCCCTCATCCAGGCCACCGGCGGTAACCCGCTGCTCGGGGCCGTGGTGTTCGCCCCACTCGGGGGCCTGGTCGCCTTCCTCACCTTCATGGTGTTCACGTGGATCGGCGTGCGGGTCCTCTCCATCGGCCTCAGGCCCGGTGTCACCCCGGTGCGCTCGGCCCAGGGTTGGCGCCTGTGGGCCGTCGAACGACTCATGGATGACGCCCGCACCCACCTCTTCCCGCTCTACGCCGGGCAGCTCACCCCCCTGTGGCTGCGCAGTCTCGGCGCGACGATCGGCCGGGACGTGGAGATCTCCACCGCCGTTATGGTGCCCACCCTCACCGAGGTCCGCGACGGTGCCTTCCTCGCCGACGACACCATGGTCGGCGGCTACGAGCTCGGCGGCGGCTGGATGCTCAGCGGCGAGACCCGCGTGGGCAAGCGCAGCTTCGTGGGCAACTCCGGCATCACCGGGCCCGGCCGCAAGCTGGCCAAGAACTCACTCGTCGCCGTCCTGTCGTCCACCCCGAAGAAGGCGAAGGCCAACTCCAACTGGTGGGGTTCCCCGCCGGAGCGGATGCGCCGCGTCCAGGTCGAGGCCGAGGGTGGCGAGGCACTGACCTACCATCCGGGTCGCCGACTGAAAATCTACCGCGGTTTCATCGAGACGATGCGCCTGCTCGCCCCGATGACCTCCGCCATGCTGCTCGCCGGCGTCCTCGGCGTGTTCATGGTCCTGCTCACCGAGGTCGGCCTGTGGGCGGCATGGCTGCTCGGCGGCCTCATCCTCATGGCCGCCGGACTGATCGCCATGGCCATCACGATCGTGGTCAAGTGGTTCTGCGTCGGCAGGCACACCCCCGGTGACCACCCGCTGTGGTCGGAGTTCGTGTGGCTCAACGAGCTGCAGGACGCCTTCGTCGAGGCCGTCGCCGGCCCCTGGTTCCTCGTGCCCAGCCTGGGCACGGGAGAACTGAACCTGGCACTGCGGGCGCTGGGTGCGAAGATCGGCAAGGGTGCGTGGATCGAGTCCTACTGGTTCCCCGAGACCGACCTCTGTGTCGTCGGCCGTGGCGCCACCGTCGGTCCCGGCACCGTGGTGCAGACCCACCTTTTCCAGGACCGCGTGATGAGCCTGGACACCGTCACCATCGCCGACGGAGCCACCCTCGCAGCCCACTCCGTGGCCCTGCCGGCCTCCACCCTCGGTGCCGCCGCGACCGTCGGCCCCGGTTCCCTGGTCATGCGCGGCGACCAGGTCCCCGCCAACACCGTGTGGCAGGGCAACCCGATCGAGCCCTGGGGTCTGTGA
- a CDS encoding cation diffusion facilitator family transporter encodes MTTHQDESRLLIRFMYLSVAAAVITIVLKSAAAVITGSVGFLSDALESGVNLVAAVVAIVALKIAARPADANHPFGHGKSEYVSALVEGMMIFVAAAFIIVTAVQRLLDPQPLEAVGIGLVLTTAASILNGIVGWFLLRQGRKYRSATLSADGQHLLTDLLTSVGVIVGIAAVWLTGWEWLDPVIALAVGVNILITGYRLLRDSLSSLISEALPEDEQRQIRDILARFRDTYPVDFEKPRTVSFGRQRQVTFIMTTPPDWTVSQAHRVSDEVEAAIDAQFPGTISVVHFEPQGRVRRG; translated from the coding sequence ATGACCACCCATCAGGACGAGAGCCGCCTGCTCATCCGCTTCATGTACCTGTCGGTGGCGGCGGCCGTCATCACCATCGTCCTCAAGTCCGCAGCCGCGGTGATCACCGGCTCGGTGGGCTTCCTCTCGGACGCCCTCGAGTCCGGGGTGAACCTGGTGGCGGCGGTCGTCGCCATCGTCGCCCTGAAGATCGCGGCGCGGCCCGCCGACGCCAACCACCCCTTCGGCCACGGCAAATCGGAGTACGTCTCCGCCCTGGTGGAGGGCATGATGATCTTCGTCGCCGCGGCATTCATCATCGTCACCGCGGTGCAGCGCCTCCTGGATCCGCAACCCCTGGAGGCGGTGGGGATCGGGCTGGTGCTGACCACGGCGGCGTCGATACTCAACGGCATCGTCGGCTGGTTCCTGCTGCGCCAGGGGCGGAAGTACCGCTCGGCCACCCTCTCCGCGGACGGGCAGCACCTGCTCACCGATCTGCTGACCTCCGTCGGTGTCATCGTCGGCATCGCCGCGGTGTGGCTGACCGGATGGGAGTGGCTCGACCCCGTCATCGCGCTGGCCGTCGGCGTCAACATCCTCATCACCGGATACCGGCTGCTCCGGGATTCCCTGTCCAGCCTCATCAGCGAGGCCCTACCGGAGGACGAACAGCGACAGATCAGGGACATCCTCGCGCGTTTCCGCGACACCTACCCGGTGGACTTCGAGAAACCCCGCACCGTCAGCTTCGGCCGGCAGCGCCAGGTCACCTTCATCATGACCACTCCCCCGGACTGGACCGTCTCCCAGGCCCACCGCGTGTCCGACGAGGTGGAGGCCGCCATCGACGCCCAGTTCCCCGGCACCATCTCGGTGGTGCACTTCGAGCCCCAGGGGCGGGTGCGGCGCGGCTGA
- the ppk2 gene encoding polyphosphate kinase 2 → MADHKDDELPVIDLAKTEGYVVDDSDEDDPVLIRPDGTPIETWRENYPYDERMSREEYEKTKRSLQIELLKWQNWTKETGQRHIILFEGRDAAGKGGTIKRFNEHLNPRGARTVALEKPSPRESTSWYFQRYIANFPAAGEIVFFDRSWYNRSGVERVMGFCTESQHAEFLREVPMLENMILGSGISLTKFWFSVTRKEQRTRFAIRQVDPVRQWKLSPMDLASLDRWDDYTRAKEEQFRYTDTDESPWITIKSNDKKRARINAMRYILSKFEYTNKDHEVVGEPDPLIVLRGRDQIGD, encoded by the coding sequence ATGGCTGACCACAAGGACGACGAGCTCCCCGTCATCGACCTCGCGAAAACCGAAGGGTATGTCGTCGATGACTCCGATGAGGATGATCCGGTTCTCATCCGCCCCGACGGCACCCCGATCGAGACGTGGCGCGAGAACTACCCCTACGACGAGCGGATGTCCCGCGAGGAGTACGAGAAGACCAAGCGCTCCCTCCAGATCGAGCTGTTGAAGTGGCAGAACTGGACCAAGGAGACCGGCCAGCGCCACATCATCCTCTTCGAGGGTCGGGACGCCGCCGGCAAGGGTGGCACCATCAAGCGCTTCAACGAGCACCTCAACCCCCGTGGTGCCCGGACCGTCGCCCTGGAGAAGCCCTCCCCGCGCGAATCCACCTCGTGGTACTTCCAGCGCTACATCGCCAATTTCCCGGCCGCCGGCGAGATCGTATTCTTCGACCGCTCCTGGTACAACCGCTCCGGCGTCGAGCGCGTCATGGGCTTCTGCACCGAATCCCAGCACGCCGAGTTCCTCCGCGAGGTCCCCATGCTGGAGAACATGATCCTCGGTTCCGGCATCTCACTGACCAAGTTCTGGTTCTCCGTGACGCGCAAGGAGCAGCGCACCCGCTTCGCCATCCGCCAGGTCGACCCGGTCCGCCAGTGGAAGCTGTCCCCGATGGACCTCGCCTCCCTCGACCGCTGGGACGACTACACCCGCGCCAAGGAGGAGCAGTTCCGCTACACGGACACCGACGAGTCCCCGTGGATCACCATCAAGTCGAACGACAAGAAGCGCGCCCGCATCAACGCCATGCGCTACATCCTGTCCAAGTTCGAGTACACCAACAAGGACCATGAGGTCGTCGGTGAGCCCGACCCGCTCATCGTCCTCCGCGGTCGCGACCAGATCGGCGACTGA
- a CDS encoding porin has protein sequence MSSYIVDVANGLETLSSTGLIGGVLDFLGDAGSWADALSKLIGLVA, from the coding sequence ATGTCTTCCTACATCGTTGATGTCGCTAACGGCCTCGAAACCCTGTCCTCCACCGGTCTCATCGGCGGCGTCCTCGACTTCCTGGGCGACGCTGGCTCCTGGGCTGACGCCCTGTCCAAGCTGATCGGCCTGGTTGCTTAA
- a CDS encoding PorH family porin, which produces MDLATIGDLLGDFATFGKNIGPALQNWQDLVVTIVNGLDGGLSSAAEDTGDGIDSFSSVLSSGSSEAE; this is translated from the coding sequence ATGGATCTCGCTACCATCGGCGACCTGCTCGGCGACTTCGCTACCTTCGGCAAGAACATCGGCCCGGCTCTGCAGAACTGGCAGGACCTCGTCGTCACCATCGTCAACGGCCTGGACGGCGGCCTGTCCTCCGCTGCTGAGGATACCGGTGACGGCATCGACTCCTTCTCCTCCGTCCTGTCCTCCGGCTCCTCCGAGGCTGAGTAA